A region of Dioscorea cayenensis subsp. rotundata cultivar TDr96_F1 chromosome 5, TDr96_F1_v2_PseudoChromosome.rev07_lg8_w22 25.fasta, whole genome shotgun sequence DNA encodes the following proteins:
- the LOC120261751 gene encoding heavy metal-associated isoprenylated plant protein 47-like — MGKQKMILKLSLQDDKKRSKVMQIAVSLNGVISAGLEGEAKDKLVVIGDGVDAVKLISVLRKKMGCSVELISIGPVEQKKADKKDNKSEGDGKQQQQQQQQQQQQPVTLPYHYYESPAETKYDPGCSLM, encoded by the exons ATGGGAAAG CAAAAGATGATACTGAAACTCAGTCTGCAGGATGATAAGAAACGGTCCAAAGTTATGCAAATTGCTGTCAGTCTTAACG GTGTTATATCAGCTGGACTTGAAGGAGAAGCGAAGGACAAGCTTGTTGTGATTGGGGATGGAGTGGATGCTGTTAAACTGATAAGTGTACTGAGAAAGAAGATGGGCTGTTCCGTTGAGTTGATCAGTATTGGTCCTGTTGAGCAGAAAAAAGCTGATAAAAAGGATAATAAATCTGAAGGTGATGGCaagcaacaacagcagcagcagcagcagcagcagcagcagccagTTACTTTGCCTTACCATTACTATGAGTCTCCTGCTGAGACCAAATATGATCCTGGTTGCTCTTTGATGTGA
- the LOC120262087 gene encoding heavy metal-associated isoprenylated plant protein 47-like, with protein MGKQKMALKLTVEDEKKRSKALQTAVGFCGVISVEIQGDKLVVIGDGVDPVKMTSRLRKKMKGHVNIESVAGVEEKKEEKKEEKKVEVQPVINCPCFNQHPCFVPPPYVLDYPHDNYPSCSMM; from the exons ATGGGAAAG CAAAAGATGGCATTAAAGCTCACAGTGGAGGATGAAAAGAAACGGTCTAAGGCCTTGCAAACTGCTGTAGGATTTTGCg gtGTTATATCGGTGGAAATCCAAGGAGATAAACTTGTGGTGATCGGAGATGGAGTAGATCCAGTGAAGATGACAAGTCgtttgaggaagaagatgaaaggtCATGTGAACATTGAGAGTGTTGCTGGagttgaagagaagaaagaagaaaagaaagaagaaaagaaggttGAAGTTCAACCAGTAATAAACTGCCCTTGCTTCAATCAACATCCCTGCTTTGTGCCACCGCCTTATGTTTTAGACTATCCTCATGACAATTACCCTAGTTGTTCTAtgatgtga
- the LOC120260292 gene encoding disease resistance protein Pik-1-like has protein sequence MVKQKMVMKLTMEDAKKHSKALKTAVSFSGVISAGLEGEAKDRLVVIGDGVDSISLTITLRKKMGHVELVSVSSYDEKKDGKKENNNNNNNKSKGEDTKYLVSSAGSFRGLLENQALPQLFEHQTYRSYRRFGAHY, from the exons ATGGTTAAG CAAAAGATGGTAATGAAGCTCACCATGGAAGATGCTAAGAAGCACTCGAAAGCCTTAAAAACGGCCGTTAGTTTTTCAG GTGTTATATCAGCTGGACTAGAAGGAGAAGCGAAAGACCGTCTCGTAGTGATTGGAGATGGAGTAGACTCGATAAGTTTGACAATAACATTGAGGAAGAAGATGGGGCATGTGGAGCTAGTTAGTGTCTCTTCTTATGATGAGAAGAAAGATGGGAAGAAGgagaacaataataataataataataagtctaAAGGGGAAGATACTAA ATACCTGGTCTCATCAGCAGGAAGCTTCAGAGGCCTCCTAGAGAATCAAGCGCTCCCTCAACTTTTTGAGCACCAGACATACAGATCATATCGGCGATTCGGCGCACATTACTGA
- the LOC120261828 gene encoding E3 ubiquitin-protein ligase RGLG2-like → MGGKFSKTQSYYSPSYESRQATPRSTSRYTPFHQTHAQPDVAERLQRKYAKIGDHYSSLSQVTDALAQAGLESSNLIVGIDFTKSNEWTGKVSFNRRSLHHIGEFQNPYEQAISIIGRTLSAFDEDDLIPCFGFGDASTHDQEVFSFHPDQRSCNGFEEALERYREIVPELRLAGPTSFAPMIEQAISIVDGTGGQYHVLLIIADGQVTRSVDTQSGVLSSQERHTMDAIVEASNYPLSIVLVGVGDGPWDMMREFDDNIPSRQFDNFQFVNFTEIMSRNVPFTQKETDFALAALMEIPAQYKATIDLQLLGRRRGIESRFCLPTPVRNNDRMPSRANSFAQRPSVHKSVTSAPPSDRQICTICCWQKKDLAFGCGHQTCFDCGKDLRDCPECFSRISTRIKLY, encoded by the exons ATGGGTGGAAAATTCTCAAAAACACAGAGTTACTACAGCCCTTCGTATGAAAGTAGGCAAGCAACTCCAAGGAGTACCTCAAGATATACTCCCTTCCATCAGACCCATGCACAACCAGATGTTGCTGAAAGGTTGCAGAGGAAGTATGCAAAGATCGGTGATCACTATAGCTCCCTTAGTCAG GTGACAGATGCTCTTGCACAAGCTGGTCTTGAATCCTCAAATCTCATAGTGGGGATCGATTTTACCAAAAGCAATGAATGGACAG GTAAAGTCTCTTTCAACCGTCGGTCCTTGCATCACATAGGAGAGTTCCAAAATCCATACGAGCAGGCTATCTCTATTATTGGAAGGACCCTCTCAGCTTTTGATGAGGATGACCTTATTCCTTGTTTTGGATTTGGTGATG CATCAACCCATGATCAAGAGGTATTTAGCTTTCATCCTGACCAACGATCATGTAATGGGTTTGAAGAAGCATTGGAAAGATACAGAGAAATAGTGCCAGAACTCAGGCTAGCAG GACCAACATCCTTTGCGCCGATGATTGAACAAGCCATTAGCATTGTAGATGGCACAGGTGGTCAGTATCATGTCCTACTAATAATTGCTGATGGACAG GTGACACGGAGTGTTGACACACAAAGTGGCGTATTAAGCTCACAAGAACGTCACACTATGGATGCCATTGTTGAAGCAAG taatTACCCATTGTCAATTGTTCTGGTTGGAGTTGGTGATGGACCTTGGGACATGATGAGAGAGTTTGATGACAATATACCATCCCGGCAATTTGATAAttttcag TTTGTGAACTTCACTGAGATAATGTCTAGAAATGTCCCTTTTACACAAAAAGAGACAGATTTTGCACTTGCGGCATTGATGGAAATTCCCGCACAATATAAAGCGACTATTGATTTGCAACTTCTCGG tCGACGTAGAGGAATTGAGTCGAGGTTCTGCCTCCCAACACCAGTGAGAAACAATGATCGAATGCCTTCACGAGCCAACAGCTTTGCTCAAAGACCTTCAGTCCACAAAAGTGTTACTTCTGCTCCGCCCAGTGATCGTCAG ATATGTACCATTTGTTGCTGGCAGAAGAAAGATCTCGCCTTTGGTTGCGGACATcag ACCTGCTTTGACTGTGGGAAAGATTTAAGAGATTGCCCCGAGTGTTTTTCCCGTATATCGACCAGAATAAAACTTTATTAA